One Chrysiogenia bacterium genomic window carries:
- a CDS encoding RNA-binding protein — MKVYVGNLPFSATEDEIRGKFEAHGPLSEVALITDRDTGRPRGFGFVTFENAEDAQNAISALDNTDMGGRNLKVNQAQDRQRGGGGGGGGRDRGGYGGGGRDRY; from the coding sequence ATGAAAGTTTATGTTGGCAATCTGCCCTTTAGCGCGACCGAAGATGAGATCCGTGGCAAGTTCGAGGCCCATGGCCCCCTTTCCGAAGTGGCTCTTATCACCGATCGCGACACCGGCCGCCCCCGCGGTTTTGGTTTCGTGACCTTCGAGAACGCCGAAGACGCGCAAAACGCCATCTCGGCCCTCGACAACACCGACATGGGTGGCCGCAACCTCAAGGTCAACCAGGCCCAGGACCGTCAGCGTGGCGGCGGCGGCGGTGGTGGCGGCCGTGACCGTGGTGGTTACGGCGGCGGCGGACGCGATCGCTACTAA